In Fragaria vesca subsp. vesca unplaced genomic scaffold, FraVesHawaii_1.0 scf0513160_u, whole genome shotgun sequence, a single window of DNA contains:
- the LOC101314822 gene encoding ADP-ribosylation factor GTPase-activating protein AGD3-like, whose translation MHFAKLDDSPMFRKQIQGMEDSAESLRERSLKFYKGCRKYTEGLGEAYDGDIAFASALEMFGGGHNDPISVAFGGPVMTKFTIALREIGTYKEVLRSQVEHMLNDRLLQFVNFDLHEVKEARKRFDKASLLYDQAREKFLSLRKGTRNDVATMVEEELHNARSTFEQARFSLVTALSNVEAKKRFEFLEAVSGTMDAHLRYFKQGYELLHQMEPYINQVLTYAQQSRERSNYEQAALNERMQDYKRQVDRESRWSSNGSNGSPNGDGIQAIGRSSHKMIDAVMQSAAKGKVQTIRQGYLSKRSSNLRGDWKRRFFVLDSRGMLYYYRKQISKSSGSGSQHSGQRNSSELGSGLLSRWLSSHYHGGVHDEKSVAHHTVNLLTSTIKVDADQSDLRFCFRIISPTKNYTLQAESALDQMDWIEKITGVIASLLSSQAPERFLPASPMGSHRRSASESSSFESSDFDHTGVEELASDRSLNNADHRQLRSSQQQRSSLRSEKTIDTLRRVCGNDKCADCGAPEPDWASLNLGVLVCIECSGVHRNLGVHISKVRSLTLDVKVWEPSVINLFQSLGNAFANSVWEELLQSRSAFQLDLIATGSHKSDKTQLVFISKPNQTDSIPVKEKFIHAKYADKLFVRRPKDAQYTHIVAQQIWEGVRANDKKAVYRHIVNSEPDVNAVYEQASCGSSLTLAKVMLMQEQTSHEQSSSCIAGDSLERSSGSSSNLSVTSEVQGMEDLDGCTLLHLACETADIGMLELLLQYGANVNATDSRGQTPLDRCILKGRTTFAKLLLTRGADPRALNGEGKTPLELAVESNFDDGEVLSILSDSLLFCSTVQCQETEPPSPSKHPRSKNNNLERILLSLVLGVLTGLILALISAFIVRCFVRYISRAPILKGPVIFSPKIAPKTLQLALANENQLLGSSPIGKYYRTVLDNGLIIAVKQLEPFSECGSPKAQSKSAKRRIQQELEVLAGLRHRHLMSLRAYVREHDRFSLVYDFVPNGSLEDAMNRVRENQLQLSWEVRLRIAVGVIKGLQYLHAYVPQIMHHNLKPRNVMLDAEFEPRLGDYGLAKLTPHLDGALSGYTAPECFQNDRYTDKSDIFSFGMILGVLLTGRDPTDPFFGETSSGGSLGRWLRHLQHAGEAKEALDKSLIGEEGEEDEMLMAVRIAVVCLSDVPAERPSSDELVHMLTQLHSF comes from the exons ATGCATTTTGCAAAGCTAGATGATTCTCCCATGTTCCGCAAGCAG ATACAGGGCATGGAGGATAGTGCCGAGTCATTGAGGGAGAGAAGTTTAAAGTTTTACAAAGGATGTCGAAAATACAC TGAAGGTCTTGGGGAAGCTTACGATGGGGACATTGCTTTTGCTAGTGCCCTAGAGATGTTTGGTGGGGGGCATAATGATCCAATTAGTGTGGCTTTTGGAG GCCCTGTTATGACCAAATTTACTATCGCATTGAGAGAAATTGGGACATACAAGGAAGTTCTTCGGTCCCAG gTTGAGCATATGCTAAATGACAGACTGTTAcaatttgtgaattttgatttgCATGAGGTCAAG GAAGCACGGAAACGATTTGACAAGGCTAGCCTTCTTTATGACCAG GCTCGCGAGAAATTTCTCTCACTAAGAAAAGGAACAAGGAATGATGTAGCCACCATGGTAGAAGAG GAGCTTCATAATGCAAGGTCTACATTTGAGCAAGCTCGCTTTAGTCTT GTGACTGCTCTTTCTAATGTTGAAGCAAAAAAGAGGTTTGAATTTCTGGAAGCGGTCAGTGGGACGATGGATGCCCATCTTCGTTACTTCAAACAG GGTTACGAGTTGTTGCATCAAATGGAACCCTATATTAATCAG GTCTTAACTTATGCTCAACAGTCAAGAGAAAGATCCAACTATGAACAGGCAGCTCTTAATGAAAGGATGCAAGATTACAAAAGACAAGTCGATAGAGAGAGCAGGTGGTCGTCCAATGGTTCTAATGGGTCTCCTAATGGAGATGGGATACAAGCTATTGGCAGAAGTTCGCATAAAATGATAGATGCCGTTATGCAATCTGCTGCAAAGGGAAAG GTTCAAACCATCAGGCAAGGTTATCTCTCAAAGAGGTCCTCAAACTTGAGAGGTGACTGGAAAAGAAgattttttgttcttgataGCCGAGGAATGCTCTATTACTATCGGAAACAAATTAGCAAATCATCT GGCTCTGGTAGTCAACATTCTGGTCAGAGGAATAGTTCCGAGCTTGGTTCTGGACTGTTGAGTCGGTGGCTATCTTCTCATTATCATGGTGGAGTGCATGATGAGAAATCTGTTGCACATCACACAGTAAATCTGCTTACATCAACAATCAAAGTTGACGCTGACCAGTCAGACCTCAGATTTTGTTTCAGAATCATTTCACCAACAAAGAACTATACCTTGCAG GCAGAGAGTGCACTTGATCAAATGGATTGGATTGAAAAGATAACCGGGGTTATTGCATCATTACTGAGTTCTCAGGCTCCTGAGAGG TTTCTGCCTGCTAGTCCCATGGGAAGTCATCGTCGGTCTGCTAGTGAGAGTAGTTCGTTTGAGAGTTCTGATTTTGATCACACTGGAGTTGAAGAACTTGCATCGGACAGGAGCCTAAATAATGCTGACCACCGCCAATTAAGAAGTTCGCAACAGCAACGGTCATCTTTAAGAAGTGAGAAGACAATTGACACTCTTCGGCGAGTTTGTGGGAATGATAAATGTGCTGATTGTGGTGCCCCTGAGCCAGATTGGGCATCATTAAATCTTGGCGTTCTTGTTTGCATCGAATGTTCTGGGGTTCATCGTAATCTTGGTGTTCATATCTCAAAG GTAAGGTCTCTAACACTGGATGTCAAAGTATGGGAGCCTTCTGTCATTAATTTGTTCCAGTCATTGGGTAATGCCTTTGCAAACTCTGTCTGGGAGGAACTTTTGCAATCAAGAAGTGCTTTTCAGCTTGATCTTATAGCCACAGG GTCACACAAGTCTGATAAAACACAGCTAGTTTTTATCAGCAAACCCAATCAGACTGATTCAATACCGGTGAAGGAGAAATTCATTCATGCAAAG TACGCAGACAAGCTTTTCGTCAGGAGGCCAAAGGATGCACAATATACTCATATAGTGGCACAACAAATTTGGGAGGGCGTTCGTGCAAATGACAAGAAAGCTGTATATCGTCACATTGTTAATTCTGAACCAGATGTGAATGCAGTGTATGAGCAAGCCTCTTGTGGCTCTTCCTTGACCCTTGCAAAAGTAATGCTGATGCAAGAGCAGACTAGCCATGAACAAAGCTCTAGCTGCATAGCTGGGGATTCATTGGAGAGGTCTTCTGGTAGCTCTTCGAACTTGAGTGTTACCAGTGAAGTTCAGGGTATGGAGGATCTAGATGGGTGCACCCTTCTTCACCTTGCTTGTGAAACTGCAGACATTGGTATGCTTGAACTGCTCCTACAATATGGAGCAAATGTAAATGCGACTGATTCAAGAGGCCAAACACCACTCGACCGATGTATTCTCAAGGGCAGAACCACATTTGCAAAATTGCTCCTTACAAG GGGAGCGGATCCACGAGCACTAAATGGGGAAGGTAAAACCCCTCTTGAGCTGGCAGTGGAGTCAAACTTTGATGATGGCGAGGTCCTTTCTATATTATCGGACTCCC TCTTGTTCTGCTCAACTGTTCAGTGCCAAGAAACTGAGCCTCCATCGCCGTCGAAGCACCCTCGCTCCAAGAACAACAACCTTGAAAGAATCCTACTTAGTCTTGTGCTGGGAGTATTGACTGGACTCATATTAGCCCTCATCTCAGCTTTCATAGTCCGCTGCTTTGTTCGCTACATTAGCAGAGCCCCAATTCTCAAGGGCCCTGTGATTTTCTCCCCCAAAATCGCTCCGAAAACGCTCCAATTGGCACTGGCCAATGAGAACCAGCTGCTTGGTTCCAGCCCCATTGGGAAGTACTACAGGACTGTGCTTGACAATGGCCTCATTATTGCGGTGAAGCAGCTGGAGCCCTTTTCGGAGTGTGGCTCCCCCAAGGCGCAGAGCAAGTCGGCCAAGAGAAGGATACAGCAGGAGCTGGAAGTGCTTGCTGGCCTCAGACATAGGCATTTGATGAGCTTGAGGGCTTATGTTCGCGAGCACGATAGGTTCTCTTTGGTTTATGATTTTGTGCCCAATGGGAGCCTGGAGGATGCTATGAATAGAGTTAGGGAGAATCAGCTGCAGCTCAGCTGGGAGGTTCGGCTTCGGATTGCAGTTGGGGTGATTAAGGGGCTTCAGTATCTTCATGCATATGTGCCTCAGATTATGCATCACAATTTGAAGCCGAGAAATGTTATGTTGGATGCTGAATTTGAACCGAGGTTGGGTGATTATGGGTTGGCTAAGCTCACTCCCCATTTGGATGGGGCATTATCTGGTTACACTGCTCCAGAGTGTTTCCAGAATGACAG